In Streptomyces sp. P3, one DNA window encodes the following:
- a CDS encoding HypC/HybG/HupF family hydrogenase formation chaperone: MCLAVPGKVLDIEERDGTRMATVDFGGVVKEVCLEYLPDLRVGEYAIVHVGFALQRLDEESARQTLELFAELGLLQEEFGDPWESAAMEAGEDAVEEVRK; the protein is encoded by the coding sequence ATGTGTTTGGCGGTACCCGGCAAAGTGCTGGACATCGAGGAACGTGACGGCACCCGGATGGCCACCGTCGACTTCGGCGGCGTGGTCAAGGAGGTGTGCCTGGAGTACCTGCCCGACCTGCGCGTCGGCGAGTACGCCATCGTCCACGTCGGGTTCGCCCTGCAACGCCTGGACGAGGAGTCGGCGCGCCAGACGCTCGAACTCTTCGCCGAACTGGGCCTGCTGCAGGAGGAGTTCGGCGATCCCTGGGAGTCGGCGGCGATGGAGGCGGGCGAGGACGCCGTGGAAGAGGTGCGGAAGTGA
- the hypD gene encoding hydrogenase formation protein HypD, with translation MKYIDEFQDPELARRLLDDIHATVTGPWALMEVCGGQTHSIIRHGIDQLLPKELELIHGPGCPVCVTPLEVIDKALEIASRPEVIFCSFGDMLRVPGTGRDLFQVRGEGGDVRVVYSPLDALRVARQNPDRQVVFFGIGFETTAPPNAMTVHQARKLGIANFSMLVSHVRVPPAIEAIMSSPSCRVQGFLAAGHVCSVMGMGEYSGLAERFRVPIVVTGFEPLDILEGVRRAVRQLERGEHTVDNAYARAVRPEGNPAARAMLEDVFEVTDRAWRGIGVIPGSGWRLSSKYRDHDAEYRFPVDGIRTEEPAACRSGEVLQGLLKPHECEAFGTVCTPRTPLGATMVSSEGACAAYYLYRRLDMPAGKTREATPVV, from the coding sequence GTGAAGTACATCGACGAGTTCCAGGACCCCGAGCTGGCGCGCCGGCTCCTCGACGACATCCACGCCACGGTGACCGGGCCGTGGGCCCTGATGGAGGTGTGCGGGGGACAGACGCACAGCATCATCCGGCACGGGATCGACCAACTCCTGCCGAAGGAGCTCGAGTTGATCCACGGGCCGGGGTGCCCGGTGTGCGTGACCCCGCTGGAGGTCATCGACAAGGCCCTGGAGATCGCCTCCCGGCCGGAGGTGATCTTCTGCTCCTTCGGCGACATGCTGCGGGTGCCCGGCACGGGACGGGACCTGTTCCAGGTCCGGGGCGAGGGCGGTGACGTACGCGTCGTCTACTCGCCGCTCGACGCGCTGCGCGTCGCCCGGCAGAACCCCGACCGCCAGGTCGTGTTCTTCGGCATCGGCTTCGAGACGACGGCGCCCCCCAACGCCATGACGGTCCATCAGGCGCGGAAGCTGGGCATCGCCAACTTCAGCATGCTGGTGTCCCATGTCCGCGTGCCACCGGCCATCGAGGCGATCATGTCGTCGCCGAGCTGCCGGGTGCAGGGCTTCCTCGCGGCGGGGCACGTCTGCAGCGTGATGGGGATGGGGGAGTACTCGGGACTGGCGGAGCGCTTCCGGGTGCCGATCGTCGTGACCGGCTTCGAGCCGCTGGACATCCTCGAAGGCGTGCGCCGCGCCGTCCGCCAGCTGGAACGCGGTGAGCACACCGTCGACAACGCCTACGCGCGGGCCGTGCGCCCGGAAGGCAACCCGGCCGCCCGCGCCATGCTCGAGGACGTCTTCGAGGTCACCGACCGTGCCTGGCGCGGCATCGGGGTGATCCCCGGCAGTGGCTGGCGGCTGTCGTCGAAGTACCGCGACCACGACGCCGAGTACCGCTTCCCGGTCGACGGCATCCGGACCGAGGAACCCGCCGCGTGCCGCAGCGGGGAGGTCCTGCAGGGACTGCTCAAGCCGCACGAGTGCGAGGCCTTCGGCACCGTGTGCACCCCGCGCACCCCCCTGGGGGCCACGATGGTCTCCAGCGAGGGCGCCTGCGCCGCGTACTACCTCTACCGGCGGCTCGACATGCCCGCCGGCAAGACCAGGGAGGCGACCCCCGTTGTCTGA
- the hypE gene encoding hydrogenase expression/formation protein HypE — protein MSDTTAAPAALDIEAWTCPAPVRDRPRVVMGHGGGGALSAELVQQIFAPAYGGEVLAQMGDAAVLSLGGVRLAFSTDSYVVRPLFFPGGSIGDLAVNGTVNDLAMSGARAAYLSCGFILEEGVELDVVTRVSEALGAAARTAGVQVATGDTKVVEAGHGDGIFINTAGVGLVPAGVDLRPQRVVPGDVVIVSGAIGLHGVAIMSVREGLEFGVEIKSDCAALGGLVDAMLAVTPDLHVLRDPTRGGLAATLNEIAGASGAGVVVRERDVPVPPEVANACAVLGLDPLYIANEGKLVAFVPREHADSVLEAMRAHPLGTDSVIIGEAVEEHPGMVVTRTGLGGTRVVDLPIGEQLPRIC, from the coding sequence TTGTCTGACACCACCGCTGCCCCCGCCGCCCTGGACATCGAGGCGTGGACCTGTCCGGCGCCCGTGCGGGACCGGCCGCGTGTCGTGATGGGCCACGGCGGCGGCGGAGCCCTTTCCGCCGAACTGGTCCAGCAGATCTTCGCGCCCGCCTACGGAGGCGAGGTGCTCGCCCAGATGGGGGATGCCGCGGTCCTCTCCCTGGGCGGCGTCCGGCTGGCGTTCTCCACCGACTCCTACGTGGTGCGGCCGTTGTTCTTCCCCGGCGGCAGCATCGGCGACCTGGCCGTCAACGGCACCGTCAACGACCTCGCCATGAGCGGCGCTCGCGCCGCCTACCTCTCCTGCGGATTCATCCTGGAGGAGGGCGTCGAGCTGGACGTGGTCACGCGGGTGTCCGAGGCGCTGGGCGCGGCCGCGCGCACCGCCGGTGTGCAGGTGGCCACCGGGGACACCAAGGTCGTGGAGGCGGGCCACGGCGACGGGATCTTCATCAACACGGCGGGCGTCGGTCTGGTCCCCGCGGGCGTCGACCTGCGTCCGCAGCGGGTCGTCCCCGGCGATGTCGTGATCGTCAGCGGTGCCATCGGTCTCCACGGGGTGGCGATCATGAGCGTGCGCGAGGGCCTGGAGTTCGGCGTGGAGATCAAGAGCGACTGCGCGGCACTCGGCGGCCTGGTCGACGCCATGCTCGCCGTCACCCCGGATCTGCACGTCCTGCGCGATCCCACCCGGGGTGGCCTCGCGGCCACGCTCAACGAGATCGCGGGAGCCTCCGGCGCCGGGGTGGTCGTCCGGGAACGCGACGTCCCGGTCCCGCCCGAGGTGGCCAACGCCTGCGCCGTTCTCGGACTGGATCCCCTGTACATCGCCAACGAGGGCAAGCTGGTGGCCTTCGTGCCGCGCGAGCACGCCGACTCCGTGCTCGAGGCGATGCGGGCCCATCCGCTGGGCACGGATTCCGTGATCATCGGTGAGGCCGTCGAGGAGCATCCCGGCATGGTGGTCACCCGGACCGGCCTCGGGGGGACGCGCGTCGTCGATCTGCCGATCGGGGAGCAGTTGCCGCGCATCTGCTGA
- a CDS encoding arabinofuranosidase catalytic domain-containing protein, producing MGAVLALLAGLLAGVISTAGTAEAASSLPCDIYASAGTPCAAAHSTTRALYAAYNGPLYQVKRASDSTTANIGVLSAGGYANAAAQDSFCSGTTCIITKIYDQSANHNDLTVEGPGGNGGQDVGAIANALPVTVGGHAAYGVFVSAGVGYRDNSTTGIATGSSPEGAYMVTSGHHVNNRCCFDYGNAETSGNDTGNGHMDAINFGTECWFSCAGAGAGPWVEADLENGLFFGGNGANPANTGNSSEYVTAMEKNNGTTTYAIKGGNAQSGSLTTWYDGALPNLGGYTPMHLEGAIVLGTGGDNSNGSDGSFFEGVMTAGYPTNAADNAVQANITSVGYTTPAVTFPVAGTAYRLTNPNSGKVLDAVNCGTANGTSVDLWSSLGNACQKWKFAGAGNGHYTITNVNSGTVLDDKNCAQSNGTAVQLWASLGNRCQQWDVTRVGTHYTISNVNTGMTLDVANCATTNGTAVRQWQQLDNVCQQWDIAP from the coding sequence GTGGGAGCGGTCCTCGCACTGCTCGCCGGCCTCCTGGCCGGGGTCATCAGCACCGCGGGCACGGCCGAGGCCGCCTCGTCCCTGCCGTGCGACATCTACGCGTCCGCGGGCACCCCCTGCGCCGCCGCCCACAGCACCACACGGGCGCTCTACGCCGCCTACAACGGCCCGCTCTACCAGGTCAAGCGCGCCTCGGACTCCACGACCGCCAACATCGGCGTGCTCAGCGCCGGCGGCTACGCCAACGCGGCGGCGCAGGACTCCTTCTGCTCGGGCACGACCTGCATCATCACCAAGATCTACGACCAGAGCGCGAACCACAACGACCTGACCGTCGAGGGGCCGGGCGGCAACGGCGGGCAGGACGTCGGCGCGATCGCCAACGCGCTGCCGGTCACCGTCGGCGGTCACGCGGCGTACGGCGTCTTCGTGTCCGCCGGCGTCGGCTACCGCGACAACAGCACCACGGGCATCGCCACCGGCAGCTCCCCCGAGGGCGCCTACATGGTGACCAGCGGCCACCACGTGAACAACCGCTGCTGCTTCGACTACGGCAACGCCGAGACGTCCGGCAACGACACCGGCAACGGCCACATGGACGCGATCAACTTCGGTACGGAGTGCTGGTTCTCCTGCGCCGGCGCCGGAGCGGGCCCCTGGGTCGAGGCCGACCTGGAGAACGGGCTGTTCTTCGGAGGGAACGGCGCCAACCCGGCCAACACCGGGAACTCCAGCGAATACGTCACCGCCATGGAGAAGAACAACGGCACGACGACCTACGCCATCAAGGGCGGCAACGCGCAATCGGGATCACTGACGACCTGGTACGACGGGGCGCTGCCCAACCTCGGCGGATACACCCCCATGCACCTGGAGGGCGCCATCGTCCTCGGCACCGGCGGTGACAACAGCAACGGGTCCGACGGCTCCTTCTTCGAAGGCGTCATGACCGCCGGCTACCCGACCAACGCCGCCGACAACGCGGTGCAGGCCAACATCACCTCCGTCGGCTACACCACCCCGGCCGTCACCTTCCCCGTCGCAGGCACCGCCTACCGGCTGACCAACCCCAACTCCGGCAAGGTCCTGGACGCGGTCAACTGCGGTACCGCCAACGGGACCTCGGTCGACCTGTGGTCCTCGCTCGGCAACGCCTGCCAGAAGTGGAAGTTCGCTGGCGCGGGCAACGGCCACTACACCATCACCAACGTCAACAGCGGCACGGTCCTCGACGACAAGAACTGCGCGCAGTCCAACGGCACGGCCGTCCAGCTGTGGGCCTCGCTCGGCAACCGGTGCCAGCAGTGGGACGTCACGAGGGTCGGCACCCACTACACGATCTCCAACGTCAACACCGGCATGACGCTGGACGTCGCGAACTGCGCAACGACCAACGGCACCGCGGTGCGCCAGTGGCAGCAGCTCGACAACGTCTGCCAGCAGTGGGACATCGCCCCCTGA
- a CDS encoding LysR family transcriptional regulator gives MDLRHLRYFVAVAEERHFGRAAERLHMAQPPLSTQIRQLEAELGVELFHRTTRRVDLTEAGRAYLGRARAILADVDEAARHARLVAAGSVGHLAIGCVGSATYSLLPALSRRLTEELPGVDFSFRGEMLAPDQVEALRTGAIDVALLRPVAAGPSLTVHPLRRDRLVVAVPAGHPLARRKRLRAADLAGADLIVHSAGRRSVMYDVVLGLLRDAGVEPHIRHEVGETSTLVTLVAGGLGVAVVPGPVTALALDGVVYLPLAGPDARVELAVAHRADRSEPHLARTVGIIRAMLR, from the coding sequence ATGGATCTGCGTCACCTGCGGTACTTCGTGGCCGTGGCCGAGGAGCGCCACTTCGGTCGCGCCGCCGAGCGGCTGCACATGGCCCAGCCGCCGCTGTCCACGCAGATCCGGCAGCTCGAGGCCGAGCTCGGCGTCGAGCTGTTCCACCGCACGACCCGCCGCGTCGACCTCACCGAGGCCGGCCGGGCCTATCTCGGGCGGGCGCGCGCGATCCTCGCCGACGTCGACGAGGCCGCCCGGCACGCCCGGCTCGTCGCCGCCGGCTCGGTGGGCCACCTCGCGATCGGCTGTGTGGGCTCGGCGACCTACAGCCTGCTGCCCGCCCTCTCACGGCGGCTCACGGAAGAGCTTCCCGGCGTCGACTTCTCCTTCCGCGGCGAGATGCTCGCGCCCGACCAGGTCGAGGCGCTGCGCACCGGCGCGATCGACGTGGCGCTGCTGCGCCCCGTGGCGGCCGGTCCCTCCCTCACCGTGCACCCCCTGCGCCGGGACCGGCTCGTCGTCGCGGTGCCGGCCGGCCACCCCCTCGCCCGCCGGAAGCGGCTGCGCGCCGCCGACCTGGCCGGCGCGGACCTGATCGTGCACTCCGCCGGCCGCCGGTCCGTGATGTACGACGTCGTCCTCGGTCTCCTGCGCGACGCCGGCGTCGAGCCGCACATCCGCCACGAGGTCGGTGAGACCTCGACCCTCGTCACGCTGGTGGCCGGCGGGCTCGGTGTCGCTGTCGTGCCCGGACCCGTGACCGCGTTGGCGCTCGACGGCGTCGTCTATCTGCCGCTGGCCGGACCGGACGCACGGGTGGAACTGGCCGTCGCCCACCGAGCGGACCGCTCCGAGCCGCATCTGGCGCGCACCGTGGGAATCATCCGGGCGATGTTGCGGTAA
- a CDS encoding thiolase family protein, with translation MSAFLYAATRTPFGRFNGALAGVRPDDLAAAAITSTLARVPGLDRAAIDDVVWGNANGAGEENRNVGRMAALLAGLPVSVPGTTVNRLCGSSLDAAMTAGRMIETGDAEVVLTGGVESMTRAPWVLPKSAKPFPAGDVTAVSTTLGWRLVNPLMPKEWTVSLGEANEQLRERFGISRERQDEFAARSHRLAHQAWESGFYDDLVAPVEGVGLTRDESIRAGSTPEVLAGLKPVFRTPEQGGTITAGNASPLNDGASAVLLGSEKAAAVIGADPIARIAGRGVSALEPQAFGYAPVEAANRALARAGIGWDRVGAVELNEAFAVQSLACLDAWKVDPALVNQKGGAIAIGHPLGASGGRVLATLAKVLRETRQRYGVAAICIGVGQGLAVVLENCGVTEATR, from the coding sequence ATGAGTGCATTCCTGTACGCCGCGACCCGGACGCCGTTCGGCCGCTTCAACGGCGCGCTGGCCGGGGTCCGCCCCGACGACCTCGCCGCCGCCGCGATCACCTCGACGCTCGCCCGGGTGCCCGGTCTCGACCGCGCCGCGATCGACGACGTGGTGTGGGGCAACGCCAACGGCGCCGGGGAGGAGAACCGCAACGTCGGCCGTATGGCGGCGCTGCTCGCCGGGCTCCCGGTGAGCGTGCCCGGCACCACGGTCAACCGGCTGTGCGGTTCGAGCCTCGACGCGGCGATGACGGCCGGCCGGATGATCGAGACCGGCGACGCCGAGGTGGTGCTGACCGGCGGCGTCGAGTCGATGACCCGGGCGCCGTGGGTGCTGCCCAAGTCGGCGAAGCCCTTCCCGGCCGGCGACGTCACCGCGGTCTCGACCACGCTCGGCTGGCGGCTCGTCAACCCGCTGATGCCCAAGGAGTGGACGGTCAGTCTCGGCGAGGCCAACGAGCAACTCAGGGAGCGCTTCGGCATCTCCCGCGAACGGCAGGACGAGTTCGCCGCCCGTTCCCACCGACTCGCCCACCAGGCATGGGAGTCGGGCTTCTACGACGACCTCGTGGCGCCGGTCGAGGGCGTCGGCCTGACCCGCGACGAGAGCATCAGGGCCGGATCCACGCCGGAGGTGCTGGCCGGGCTCAAGCCGGTCTTCCGGACACCGGAGCAGGGCGGCACCATCACGGCGGGCAACGCCAGCCCCCTCAACGACGGCGCCTCCGCCGTGCTGCTGGGCAGCGAGAAGGCCGCGGCCGTGATCGGGGCCGACCCGATCGCCCGCATCGCCGGCCGCGGCGTGAGCGCCCTGGAGCCGCAGGCCTTCGGCTACGCCCCGGTCGAAGCCGCGAACCGTGCGCTGGCCCGGGCCGGGATCGGCTGGGACCGGGTGGGCGCGGTCGAGCTCAACGAAGCCTTCGCGGTGCAGTCGCTCGCCTGCCTCGACGCATGGAAGGTCGACCCCGCCCTCGTCAACCAGAAGGGCGGCGCCATCGCGATCGGGCACCCGCTGGGCGCGTCGGGCGGCCGTGTCCTCGCCACCCTGGCCAAGGTGCTGCGGGAGACCCGGCAGCGCTACGGCGTCGCGGCCATCTGCATCGGGGTGGGCCAGGGGCTGGCCGTCGTGCTCGAGAACTGCGGCGTCACGGAGGCGACCCGGTGA
- a CDS encoding 3-oxoacid CoA-transferase subunit A, producing the protein MSRADIVDSTDAAVAGIEDGSTVLVGGFGLAGMPFDLIDALIRQGAKDLTIVSNNAGNGDVGLAALLAAGRVRKVLCSFPRQADSWVFDGLYRAGKVELEVVPQGNLAERMRAAGAGIGAFYCPTAVGTPLAEGKELREIDGRTYLLEYPIKGDYALIGAHLADTLGNLVYRKTARNFGPVMATAATTTVVQVDEIVEPGALDPEAVVTPSVYVDRVVQVAARRYTVQGAR; encoded by the coding sequence GTGAGCCGGGCGGACATCGTCGACAGCACCGACGCCGCGGTCGCCGGGATCGAGGACGGATCAACGGTCCTCGTCGGTGGCTTCGGCCTGGCCGGGATGCCGTTCGACCTGATCGACGCACTCATCCGGCAAGGGGCGAAGGACCTCACCATCGTGTCCAACAACGCCGGCAACGGCGACGTCGGGCTGGCCGCGTTGCTGGCCGCCGGCCGGGTGCGCAAGGTGCTCTGCTCCTTTCCGCGCCAGGCCGACTCCTGGGTCTTCGACGGCCTCTATCGCGCGGGAAAGGTCGAGCTGGAGGTCGTCCCGCAGGGCAATCTCGCCGAGCGGATGCGTGCGGCCGGGGCCGGCATCGGCGCGTTCTACTGCCCGACCGCGGTCGGTACACCGCTCGCCGAGGGCAAGGAGCTCCGGGAGATCGACGGCCGCACGTACCTGCTGGAGTACCCCATCAAGGGCGACTACGCGCTGATCGGCGCGCACCTCGCGGACACGCTGGGCAACCTCGTCTACCGCAAGACCGCCCGCAACTTCGGGCCGGTCATGGCCACGGCCGCGACGACGACCGTCGTCCAGGTCGACGAGATCGTCGAGCCCGGGGCGCTCGACCCCGAGGCCGTCGTCACGCCGTCCGTCTACGTCGACCGGGTCGTCCAGGTGGCGGCCCGTCGCTACACCGTGCAGGGGGCACGATGA
- a CDS encoding 3-oxoacid CoA-transferase subunit B: MTTSSSDRAGAGHRLSMDELAAVIARDIPAGAFVNLGIGQPTKIADHLPAGSGVVLHTENGMLNMGPKAEGDAVDPDLTNAGKVPVTELPGAAYFHHADSFAMMRGGHLDVCVLGAYQVAFDGDLANWHTGRPDDIPAVGGAMDLAIGAKDVYVMMTLFTRSGEPKLVPHCTYPLTGVGCVSRVYTDHGVFDVGPDGVRIRETYGVAADELAERLGITPTH; this comes from the coding sequence ATGACCACCTCGTCAAGCGACCGGGCCGGCGCCGGCCACCGGCTCTCGATGGACGAACTGGCGGCCGTCATCGCCCGGGACATCCCGGCCGGCGCGTTCGTCAACCTCGGCATCGGTCAGCCCACCAAGATCGCCGACCACCTGCCGGCCGGGTCCGGGGTGGTGCTGCACACCGAGAACGGCATGCTCAACATGGGCCCGAAGGCCGAGGGCGACGCGGTCGACCCCGACCTGACCAACGCCGGCAAGGTCCCGGTGACCGAACTGCCGGGAGCGGCGTACTTCCATCACGCCGACTCCTTCGCCATGATGCGCGGCGGGCACCTCGACGTCTGCGTCCTCGGCGCCTACCAGGTCGCCTTCGACGGGGACCTCGCCAACTGGCACACCGGCAGGCCCGACGACATCCCCGCCGTCGGCGGCGCCATGGACCTCGCCATCGGCGCCAAGGACGTCTACGTGATGATGACGCTCTTCACCCGCTCCGGCGAGCCCAAGCTCGTGCCGCACTGCACGTATCCCCTCACCGGCGTCGGCTGTGTCAGCCGTGTCTACACCGACCACGGCGTCTTCGACGTCGGCCCCGACGGCGTGCGGATCCGGGAGACGTACGGCGTCGCCGCCGACGAACTCGCGGAGCGGCTCGGCATCACGCCGACGCACTGA